From the genome of Myxosarcina sp. GI1, one region includes:
- the petC gene encoding cytochrome b6-f complex iron-sulfur subunit gives MEERLSLESPSMSRRQLLNFLTGAAIAATAGAALYPVGKYFVPPSEVGEDGSIFAKDINGNLIPASQILAEPPETRALVAGLAGEPTYLTVRKDGTLHPWGIVDNCTHLGCTFPWNENDAQFQCPCHGSRYDPEGRVVRGPAPLPLRLAYINIEGDYIRISPWTETDPRTGKQPWWV, from the coding sequence ATGGAGGAAAGACTTTCCTTAGAAAGTCCATCTATGTCCCGCAGACAATTGCTAAATTTTTTGACTGGGGCAGCTATTGCTGCTACTGCTGGTGCAGCCCTTTATCCGGTGGGTAAATATTTCGTCCCGCCTTCTGAAGTGGGTGAAGATGGTTCGATTTTTGCCAAAGATATAAACGGTAATCTAATTCCTGCCAGTCAAATTTTAGCAGAACCACCTGAAACTCGGGCTTTAGTGGCGGGACTAGCAGGTGAACCAACCTATCTCACCGTTAGAAAAGATGGAACTTTGCATCCTTGGGGAATCGTGGATAACTGCACCCATCTAGGCTGTACTTTTCCTTGGAATGAAAATGACGCTCAATTTCAATGTCCCTGTCACGGTTCTCGCTATGACCCTGAAGGTAGAGTAGTAAGAGGTCCTGCGCCTCTACCTTTGCGACTGGCTTATATTAACATTGAAGGAGATTATATTCGCATTTCTCCCTGGACTGAAACCGATCCCCGAACAGGAAAACAACCCTGGTGGGTTTAG
- a CDS encoding rhodanese-like domain-containing protein: MKKLLAPFCLGIWLYFGTFITVSPTFAASNITQTTDKVEALSDRNLTTVQQFLVSIPRDYYTVRQINKVKTLGKEQQALLVDVREPKEYAAGHIKGAINLPLRSLTDNFDHIPKTRPVILYCSTGYRTAMGVMALQMLGYDNVRGFPPSIEGWKAAGEELEK, encoded by the coding sequence ATGAAAAAACTTTTAGCTCCCTTCTGTTTGGGAATTTGGCTCTATTTTGGTACTTTTATAACAGTCAGCCCTACTTTTGCTGCTAGTAATATTACTCAAACCACAGATAAAGTTGAGGCATTAAGCGATCGCAACCTAACTACCGTACAGCAGTTTTTGGTTTCTATACCCCGCGACTATTACACCGTTAGACAGATAAATAAAGTTAAAACTCTGGGGAAAGAACAGCAAGCACTATTAGTAGATGTTCGAGAGCCGAAGGAATACGCTGCTGGTCATATAAAAGGAGCAATTAATCTTCCTTTACGCAGTTTGACCGATAATTTCGATCACATTCCGAAAACTCGTCCTGTAATACTTTACTGCTCTACGGGTTATCGAACTGCAATGGGAGTTATGGCTCTACAAATGCTCGGATACGATAACGTTCGGGGTTTTCCTCCCAGTATTGAAGGTTGGAAAGCAGCAGGTGAAGAGTTGGAAAAATAA
- a CDS encoding YeeE/YedE family protein, with protein MAEVNWISALIGGMLIGLSTTILLAFDGRIAGISSMVNGAIKFQSEENWRWLFIAGMFGGGSIYEYVFDSDPTPVSSFAPVAMIVGGFLVGVGTRMGNGCTSGHGVCGLGRLSFRSLIAVITFIITAILTVFITHHVV; from the coding sequence ATGGCAGAAGTTAATTGGATTTCAGCTTTAATTGGTGGGATGCTGATTGGACTGAGTACAACGATTTTGCTTGCTTTTGATGGTCGCATTGCTGGTATTAGTAGCATGGTTAACGGTGCAATCAAATTCCAGTCAGAAGAGAATTGGCGGTGGCTGTTTATTGCAGGAATGTTCGGAGGGGGTTCGATCTACGAATATGTCTTTGACTCAGATCCTACCCCCGTATCTTCTTTTGCACCAGTAGCGATGATTGTTGGTGGTTTTCTAGTCGGTGTCGGTACGCGGATGGGAAATGGTTGTACCAGCGGTCATGGTGTTTGTGGTTTGGGTCGATTATCGTTCCGTTCTTTAATTGCGGTAATTACTTTTATAATTACAGCTATTCTAACGGTATTTATTACTCATCATGTTGTTTAG
- a CDS encoding YeeE/YedE family protein: MRQKLIALLSGLLFGFGLSLSQMIDRDRVLGFLDVSGDWDPTLLFVLGGAVGVTVIAFRFVLRLPHPIYSNKFYLPTKKDIDLPLILGAAIFGIGWGIAGYCPGPGITALVLGIPNPILFIIAFIIGSLAYQWYTELSFKDNSVNKREVKQ; encoded by the coding sequence ATGAGACAGAAATTAATTGCTCTTTTATCTGGATTGTTATTTGGTTTTGGATTAAGTCTTTCTCAAATGATCGATCGCGATCGCGTATTGGGATTTTTAGATGTTTCAGGAGACTGGGACCCCACCCTGTTATTTGTCTTGGGTGGTGCGGTTGGGGTTACAGTAATTGCGTTTCGCTTTGTACTGCGTTTGCCGCATCCAATTTACAGTAATAAGTTTTATTTACCTACCAAAAAAGATATCGACCTACCCTTGATTCTCGGTGCTGCGATTTTCGGTATTGGTTGGGGAATTGCAGGCTACTGTCCTGGTCCTGGCATTACCGCTTTAGTGTTGGGAATACCGAATCCAATTCTGTTTATCATTGCATTTATTATTGGCTCACTTGCCTATCAATGGTATACAGAGTTGTCTTTCAAGGATAATTCTGTTAATAAGCGGGAAGTAAAGCAATAG
- a CDS encoding Crp/Fnr family transcriptional regulator: MIVKGYSSLAQLKQILIFQDVATTQLESLVRCSYVREYLQDEIIMHEGDRIPQQLHGLIKGRLEIKKTADNGKETIVRLIPPGELFAAPAIFGNEISPATVICQVESQVLTIDREALLQVISQSPEISLRILEVFNQRLQQLHDTVHGLISERAMVRLVRLIQYYGDRDGTYSVPQGDCLNIKLPYYQIARSIGITYEECVRLFKKLKGIAIYQRGGTIIVRDWQRLAVASNLIDN; the protein is encoded by the coding sequence ATGATTGTGAAAGGTTACTCGTCTCTGGCTCAATTAAAACAAATATTGATTTTTCAAGATGTTGCTACCACACAACTAGAAAGCCTCGTTCGCTGTAGTTACGTTAGAGAATATCTGCAAGATGAAATAATAATGCACGAAGGAGATCGCATCCCCCAACAACTCCATGGTTTAATTAAAGGAAGATTAGAAATCAAAAAAACTGCCGACAACGGTAAAGAAACAATAGTGCGCCTCATTCCTCCAGGTGAGCTGTTTGCTGCGCCAGCCATTTTTGGTAACGAAATTTCTCCTGCAACCGTAATCTGCCAAGTAGAGTCGCAAGTATTAACTATCGATCGCGAAGCCTTATTACAGGTAATTTCTCAGTCGCCAGAAATTAGCTTAAGGATACTAGAAGTATTTAACCAGCGTCTACAACAACTTCACGATACAGTACACGGACTAATTTCCGAACGAGCAATGGTGCGTTTGGTTAGATTAATCCAATATTATGGCGATCGCGATGGTACTTATTCTGTACCCCAAGGCGATTGTTTAAATATTAAACTGCCTTACTATCAAATTGCTCGCAGTATTGGTATCACCTATGAAGAATGCGTACGGTTGTTTAAAAAACTGAAAGGAATAGCGATCTATCAAAGAGGCGGAACAATTATTGTTCGAGATTGGCAACGATTGGCAGTAGCAAGCAATTTGATAGATAACTAA
- a CDS encoding cyclopropane-fatty-acyl-phospholipid synthase family protein has protein sequence MTTTLNFATAPGHQVLAAAGKKILRPGGRKATERLFAWANFQPEETVIELAASFGESAIELAKRFNVRVLGIEKNPDSVAKARENIKAAGLSDRVTIIEGDISRLDKITDKFDYVLAEAILTMQSDIGKAKILSGIRNCLKPGGKFLSHEMFVRDNAEQARKSLSESIRVNANPLTVSEWSTACKDAGLTIEQQQTGKMGLLNFSQMVRDEGLLGTVKIIWNILTNPHLRQRILQMRRVFQQKGKNIGYIVFISQ, from the coding sequence ATGACAACTACTCTTAATTTTGCCACCGCACCTGGTCATCAAGTATTAGCAGCAGCAGGAAAGAAGATATTACGCCCTGGGGGAAGAAAAGCAACGGAACGACTGTTTGCTTGGGCTAATTTTCAACCAGAAGAGACAGTAATAGAGTTAGCAGCAAGCTTCGGAGAAAGTGCGATCGAATTGGCAAAAAGATTTAACGTGCGTGTATTAGGAATCGAGAAAAATCCAGACAGCGTGGCTAAAGCTAGGGAAAATATTAAAGCTGCGGGATTATCAGACCGAGTAACTATTATAGAAGGGGATATCTCTCGGTTAGATAAGATTACAGACAAATTCGATTATGTCTTGGCTGAAGCGATTTTAACCATGCAGTCGGATATAGGGAAAGCCAAGATCTTATCGGGAATTAGAAACTGTCTTAAACCAGGGGGTAAGTTTCTTTCCCATGAAATGTTTGTCCGCGACAATGCCGAACAAGCGCGTAAAAGTCTCTCTGAATCTATTCGGGTCAATGCTAATCCTTTAACTGTCTCGGAGTGGTCAACAGCCTGTAAAGATGCGGGTTTAACTATAGAGCAACAGCAAACAGGAAAAATGGGATTACTCAATTTTAGTCAGATGGTAAGAGATGAAGGATTATTAGGAACAGTCAAAATTATATGGAATATTTTAACTAACCCCCATTTACGCCAAAGAATCCTGCAAATGCGCCGTGTTTTTCAACAAAAGGGCAAAAACATCGGTTACATCGTTTTTATCAGTCAGTAG